One Carassius auratus strain Wakin chromosome 39, ASM336829v1, whole genome shotgun sequence genomic window, GTGTAATCCGTGAGCTCTTCCTGGGAAGTGGCTTTTGAAGATTTTCTCACGCTGATTTCCTAAtgcacagtatttatttatttaattgattttaccATAGTGAGAATCAAGCGGCTTACAGTGCACGAGTCCTGAAGGCTGCTGGGTAATACACATCGAAGCAGGATGAAATCAAACATTCAAGACCAGACGGAACAAATCTAGGAATTTAAGGATCGCTCACAGAGAAGCCCATATTGTGGACTACTGTTCTGGCAGTATCTATGGGGATATactggaaaatataatgcatttccaTACTGTATAGTAAATGTGTGTCACGTTTGGTTGTGTTTCTCTCTATTTCTGACTTGTTTTGGTCTTTATACGCCCTGTTCTGTTCAGTCGTGGTTAGTTTTTTGTGTTCCCATTGTGTGTGCTACTGCGGTTCTCCTGTGTGCATCCCTTGTggatttataatgaaaatattatttttggatAATACCATTGTGTGCTTTAAATGGAACAACACATTAGAGAAAAAGTGGCCACAATGTGAGTATTTCTTTCCTTTCTCCCCATGGACCGGGCACTGTTCAGCTCAGCCTGGATCAGAAGGACTTCACTGGAGGACCATACGAGGGACTTCTTAGATTGGCTTGCCTTACACTTTCCTGACCACTCGCTTGCTTTGTGTTTTTAACCACaccagcctcagcgcaccgtctAATGCTCGATTTATTCATTTCTCTTTCATGAGTTAATGCATGGGTTTACAtgtcacttttgttttttttgttgttgttttttacattttgtgtttacTGAAAACCAATATTAAATTTTAGGATTTTGACAGGTGGGTGTCTTGGTAATATGGCGTGTGAAATCTTACACTCTTccacaaatacagtatatattacaatattttccttaaatacataaattgtatGTGTTCCCATATAAATATTGCATATGTTTAAGCACACAAACTACCTCATTTTATCTCATTATACaatatttatgtgtatgtatgaAGTCTATTTAATCTTGATGTACAAATAAAACTACTTTCAGTTTCTAAATATGAAAAGTGACAATTCCTTCTGTATTATTCACTATATTGTAATGTAAGACAAATTATTCACTATATTTTCAATATgcaatcaatttaatatataagGAAATGTGTTATTTGCATAAAGGTTGCCACTTCCTTTTAGGGAGGAATATAAAAGCCGTTTTACAATAGATATATTGTGAAATTACATAGTATTGCAATTATAACTTCTGCTTAGATGTGTATGCCATTTCAAAAACCGTATACGAACTTATGCATAAAAATGtcctaaatatattcatataatctgtatatttatacatttatattattgtattgcaaatataattatagctgacatatttttgttattttttatactagtattttaatcatttgtttgTTCGTTCACTCATTTATTCATGCTATGAAATGGCCTTTTATTATATGCTCTTTCTTTTTACTCAGTTTTTAGTTGAGAGTTTGTCAGTATAAATAGGCAGTTTAAAGTTGACAGTCGTTGAAATGGAAACGTGGGATGAACTCCATATATAATGGAGATGATCTAGCTATGTGAATATTCATTTAAACATGCAATCAAATCAACATGcacaaaatgaatacataaaGGAGGCGGATAGATGAGGTATGTCCCAATTTATAGAGGCGAGATGAAGGATGGGCTTTTTAACCCTCTTCACCTGATTTTCTCCACAAAGGTCCTGTTGAGAAGCACTCTTTGCATGTCAAATTAATCTTACCTTTAGATGTTTTTGTAGCCTTTATTAGTGTACAGCCTGGTGAGCAAACTTTACACTGAATTCATATTGTTTCATGAGCTTGAAACACTTCTGCTTCAGTGAACGCTTATATATTCCTTCAATATGATTTTAAAGCATCCCAGGATGCACCTCATGAAGCTGCTTAAATGAATGAACAAGTGTGAGAGAGCTGTTTATTTTGACCAATAGAAAAAAATTTCTCAATAACTAACCGAGCCGACTGGAGTAACTTGAACCTGACTGCTGCAATATAGTGTTATTCTGCCCTCTGCTGGTGACTTCACGAGATGATGACTTACAGTTCAATAAAAGACCATTCAAGCTATATGACTGATTATTACGTTAAAACATCATTTCAAAAAAGCAAAATGCACGTTGTTATTGTTTACCAGTTAACCAACATAACCATTTAgcagtttatttttttcagtccaaattacaattattattattatttgtttttatttattatcttggGAGTTCACAGGTAACTTATTTCTATTTTGTATtgcaaataaaatgtgcaaatataattgcattaaataatatatatgatttatttatttatttatttatgggcagtgctttaagtggcccaaaacaggtgccggtactctattatagccacacaaaaaaatatatatatattttcttttcttttcttttctgatgactcccctcatcctcTGAGGTAACAACagctatattgaaggggttttatatacagcagtcaacaggcaaccttaataataaatccttttattagtttgtggatttgcttgagctagaaagaactactgaacataaataaaatgtgcaaaaggattttgaaaaatacccttagaaagagctactgcattactgcattcaaaattccaatctgactcaaatgaatcgcgaaccagctccgaactcccgaactgattcaaatgattcgtgatcaccaaaatgactcaaatgatttgcaaacccggtacgaactcccgaactgtttcaaatgattcgcgatcccgcttcgaactgactcaaatgattcgcgaaccctgtATAACTCTCGAatttattcaaatgatccgcgaagccgctccgaactcccgaactgattcaaatgatttgcgatccccaaactgactcaaatgattcgcgaacccgctacgaactcccgaactgattcaaatgattcgcgaacccgctccgaactcccgaactgattcaaatgattcgtgatcaccaatctgactcaaatgattcgcgaagccgctttgaactcccgaactgattcaaattattcgcgatcccgctccgaactcccgaactgactcaaatgattcgcgatcctactccgaactcccgaactgattcaaatgatttttgtGTAAAACCtcaattaaaacagatgtccaaatgaacgtacgggtacgctaaaagcacgttctgggcacatggaggtggtggtacgctcaagagctatatttggaagtggcggtaccagTGCATACAGGCCCTTAAAGCACTGTTTATGGGGCTTTACTTGAAAGGAATCAACTCAAATCATTACATTATAAAAGATAGCTGTGGAAGTTTTTAGTATAATATAATTTAGACATTGCATGGTTTAATACCTACTGGCATTGCGGTTTAGGTCAATAATGTAAAAGGTCAGCAGAGCAAAAATTACAAAGCAGAGTAAAAAGGTCCGGGTAAGTGTGAATGGTTTAACAGAATAAACTACATGCAAGCACAGTTCAAGGAACATTTTAAACAGACCAAAAGTGTTATTAATATTGTGTAGGGCTATTAATGATGTCTTTGAAGTTTTACCCtattactatttaataaaaattgtttaaaatatgggttatttcatttagttgccaaATCTTCCatttttaattaagtaattaatttatatttattacacacacatatatatatatatatgtatatatatatatatatatatatatatatatatatatatatatatatatatatatatatatataatgcaattatattttaattaattaattgtattaatttttatttcagttaacaataaaaacactgtttcTGAGATTGAAATACTTGATCTTCATCATTATTGGGACTGTCCATGCTGCCTGCTATATGCTATAACTAAGAAACGTCAGGGCTTGTAAACTGATTTTTGCGTTTAGAAACTTTCTGCATGGCCTTTCCATCCTCTAATATTGAATTCTTATTAATTAGGGTATTTCATAACCTGACTTTAATGTAAACCAGTCTGCATTTCCCGCAGGAAACCAGATCTTTGCATTTCGGACCTATATTTACATTGATGTCTGAAAAGTGGGACATCAGGTAAAGTGGGTCAAATACATATCACGCTGGAGTGCCCTTAAAACACCAAGAGCCAATCATATTTTAACATTCATGAATAATTTCTATGTTTTCATTCGCCTGACATCACTGTGGTGGGCGTGGCCAAGCGTCAACACAATCGGTCACAACAAGCACATGGTAAGTGCGCTGAATACTCTGCGTAAAAGCCTGCATATGATGATTAATTTGAAAACGACTCATTTtgtatttctgcttttaaaataATCAGTTCATGGGCAATTGCGTTTGATTATTTGTAAGGATATTTAAAGTAGTGACCCACTTAGCTTAGCTTAACGTGTTAGGTAAAGTGGGACAGCAGGTATCTGTTAATGTGGGACACAACACTCTTCTGATGAAACATGATCGTTCAGTATCTTATATGAACTACTTTGTCATGGATCATAAGCCTGATGTTTTCTAATAATTCCATTGTAGCTGTGCTAAATTGGACGCtaatgtaataatgtcaaatgttTGTCAAAAGATTTGAGTACTTTGAATTAGACTGTTGGTCAGATAGTTAAAAGATAAcatataatctctctctctctatacatatatatatatatatatatatatatatatgtatatatatatatatatatatatatatatatacacacacacacacacacacacacacaagcacagagagagagagagagcgaaatagctgatgaaattcagctttgcattacaggaacatataaaaatagaaaacacatacttaaaattgtaataacattttacaatatttctattttctgcagttatgatcaaataattgcaaccttggtgagcatgagagactttaaaaaaaaaatcttactgatcctaaACTTATGAATGGGAGTGTATAtagcaaataataaattaaaaataaataaatgatttctaGTTCAGTCTAGAAGGTGTATTtgcacaaaatataataatattagctGAGTAATAGGGATGCCAGAATATTAGACCCAATTGAACAACATTCCAACTTTTATCTTTTCAAggaaaaatggaaatgcaaagtgcGTTTAAAGGAAGAAAGGGTCTAAAGATGAATCAGTGGAGTGAGGAGCGAATGAAAGCTGCAATAGATGAGTATAAAGCACAGGCTGAGTCCGGGCAGAAGCCTGCACTACGATTGCTGGCAAGGAAGTGGAACGTGCCGAAAACGACCCTTCAGAGACGCGTGAAAGGCCTCGTCGAGGGATCCGAGCATGCATCTGGAAGAAAGCCATTCATCCCTGTTGAATCTGAGCGGGAGTTAGCGCGCCTTCTCGCCTCGCTTTCAGAGAGAGGCTTCTCGTTGAGGAAGACTGATGTCCAGTCTCTTGCTTTCGAGTTCGCCAAGATAAATGGCATCAGAGGGTTTTCAGAAGAGAAGCAAAAGGCGGGCTATTACTGGTTCGAGGGCTTTATGAAGCGAAACCCCGGcttgaaaataaagaaacctgAGACCACATCACCAGCTACAAGAATGAATGAAGAAGAGCTGGGGAAATGGTTCACAACTTACAAAATCACCCTGGATGCTTTGGGAATCAAAGACATCCCTTCACATATTTGGAAGTGTGATGTATCAGGAATACAAGATGTGTTCTCCTCTCAACAATCTGTCGAGGAAAGAGAAGATCCCTGCATTCAGATCACAACCGAGGAGGAAACAGCCTCAACTATACTAGCAGCATTCAACGCCAGTGGTGTGTTTGCTCCTCCACTTATCATTTCTAAAGGAATCAAGGTGAGAAATGAGTGCATGAATGAAAACATGTGCATGAGAGCATCAGATGATGGCTGGATAACAGCAGAGCTGTTCCTTGAGTGGGGGGAAATGTTTGTGGCACAGCTCCCGAAAGATGACTCCAGGCCCCACCTTCTCCTCCTCGATGGCCAAAGCAGCCACGTCTTCAACctcagcttcctcaatctcatgAAGCATAACGATGTGGAGGTCATATGCTATCCTGCACCGCAGCCAGCTCTGTGTAGGAGCCTCAAACTCAACTGGTGTGAAGCGAGTCGCAAGTGGAATCAGCAGTGTGTGGGAATGAAGTTGGCCGAAGCACATCATTGTTCTGTTTTCATGGAAGCATGGAAGAAAACTGCCACTGTGGAAAGAGCCAAGGATGTGTTCAGAACAACAGGAATGTTCCCGATAAATGAGTTTACCTCCATTGGGCATGAAAGCACCACGCCATGCACTGAAGACGCTGCACATTGCAGCTCTCATGAGCTTCCAGCTGTTGAAGTGGCATCCTTCAAAGACTTTGTGGTCATACAAAAGAGTCACAGGGGTGTAAAGACAGTACCATATTTACAAAGAAACTCAGAATACCTTCTTTATGatgaacattttaaacaaaaaaatgaactgaATACAGCCGCCGTCTCCTATAAATGCAGGGGCTGCTTCATAAACCACGGCTCGAGGGACGATCCAAGAGCTTCTGAAGCGTGGATCAGATGCAGCAACTGTAAGGCCTGCTACCACGAATCTTGTGCGGAAGAGGATGGGATATATGAATGGGTTTATGATGGAGATGGTAATAAGCGATTAAACTAAAGGgtgaaaaaaagcataatttaagAACAAGAAAACACAACGACAGAATATACCATTTAGGTTCATTCAGTCACAACAGTCTAGTGGTGTTTAAATAAAATCTgtgttgaaataaaaaaagtgttgttaGAATAACAAAGATTAATGACTAAAGTACATTAATCCTTTGACGCATCTTAATGAGCCACTATTTATACagtaataatatatttgtgattaatactttttgttgtttgttttttacaaattagTAATACATTAAGTTCCATTCTATCTACAAACCCGTACAaattccagaaaagttgggacactgtacaaattgtgaataaaaaaggaatggaataatttacaaatcttatatttaattcacaatagaatatagataacatatcaaaaaTTGAAagggagacattttgaaatgtcatgccaaatattggctcattttggatttcgtTGGAGCTACgcattacaaaaaagttgggacaggtagcaataagaggccagagaaggaccaatttgcaacttatttcaaccacacagtggtaaacctggccttgtcccaacttttttgagatgtgttgatgccatggaattttaaatcaacttatttttcccttaaaatgatacattttctcagtttaaacatttgatatgtcatctatgttgtattctgaataaaatattgaaatttgaaacttccacatcattgcattgatTTTATTCCCAATttgtagtgtcccaactttttttaaatcaggtttgTAGTCAGTGTTAAATTCAAACACTAACTAAAcataacttcaaaataaaagcagtaaAACAGTCAATAACACATTACAAGCAATTAACAGATTGTATTAGtatcaaacaaaaatacacaaaaaatagtTGTTTTCCCAGCATAAGTAGGACTGTATGTATGGTGTTGATGTTCAATTCTTGAATTAATTTCAGTCAGTTCTCAGGAAGTAACGGTTGAGCCAGTTCACAAATACAACTGGACCTTAGTTCTGGTTCAATGATGAAAGACAATAAATGAGCATATTATGAGCTCCTAAATAATTCAGAGCCACTGGGGAATTATCTGCATCATGACgttgtttgaagttaaaaaccattacaaaaccacaTGGAGTTCCCCAAAGTCTGAGAGGGCATCATATAAGGCATCATTGGGTTTTACCGGGACCTGTCTCTGCACACTTGCACTGAATGGATCAGTCTGGAAAACTGAATACACAGCATTTGTTCAGTCACATCTCGGTGTAAATCATCAATAAGCAATgaattctgtgtttgtttgtgtttttttttttttttgttattttggttgACCGTTATCCTCAACTGAAGACCAATTCTAGGACTTGACTGTCCTTTAAAGAAGATTATTTTCTGAAAGCTATTAGTATAAAGCACAAATGCTGAGTACATGCTATTCAGGTCAAGCTAATGATGTACACCTCCTCCGAAAAATACAAACTTGGGTATTAGTTTTGACGATCCAACTAGGACTCTCATTTTGAAATTTAACACAGGAAGTGAAAAACTATTTCGTAGTCGTTTCCGCCTTCACGCTCTGCGCACGCAGTTAGCTTTGCTGTTGTTCGCGTTTCACTTTGTGCGACGAAAAGAACTTCAACCCAAAGGttgggaagaaaaataaaaaaaaatgtaagtcagtGCATTCGAGTGACATATGTGATATTACACCACTTGTATTGTAATAACAGACTATGATGAACCAGAAGTTGCACACTTTGGCCTAGCGTTATTAGATAAAGATTGCACGTTTGCTGTAAAGGCCTTGTCGTGCACGTTAGTCGCGTGCCTTTTTATCATCCCATTGTGTTTAACTTAACGTTATATGCTTCGCCTAAATAAATTATGTGCACTATTTCGCGGTTAATATAAGAATACAGTCCTAAAATGAAATGGAAGTTATTGTCGTAGTAATAGTGCATTTATTTCATCTGCTCTGAATCTGGATAGCAGTGGCATTGCCATGGTTACACAATTGT contains:
- the LOC113058071 gene encoding uncharacterized protein LOC113058071, translated to MEMQSAFKGRKGLKMNQWSEERMKAAIDEYKAQAESGQKPALRLLARKWNVPKTTLQRRVKGLVEGSEHASGRKPFIPVESERELARLLASLSERGFSLRKTDVQSLAFEFAKINGIRGFSEEKQKAGYYWFEGFMKRNPGLKIKKPETTSPATRMNEEELGKWFTTYKITLDALGIKDIPSHIWKCDVSGIQDVFSSQQSVEEREDPCIQITTEEETASTILAAFNASGVFAPPLIISKGIKVRNECMNENMCMRASDDGWITAELFLEWGEMFVAQLPKDDSRPHLLLLDGQSSHVFNLSFLNLMKHNDVEVICYPAPQPALCRSLKLNWCEASRKWNQQCVGMKLAEAHHCSVFMEAWKKTATVERAKDVFRTTGMFPINEFTSIGHESTTPCTEDAAHCSSHELPAVEVASFKDFVVIQKSHRGVKTVPYLQRNSEYLLYDEHFKQKNELNTAAVSYKCRGCFINHGSRDDPRASEAWIRCSNCKACYHESCAEEDGIYEWVYDGDGNKRLN